The sequence CTGATGCTTTCCCTGCTGTGCTTCACGACGGCGGGGTATGCGCAAAGTTTTTTTCAGACCGAAGAGGGCATTGTAACCCTTGCGGTGCCTGAAGATCTCGAACTGGTGAAAGTTCCTGTGCGCGACAGCCGGATGCTGAAAGTAGGCGACGATGTCCGTCAGGGCGATTTTCTCGGACTGTTCGCCGACCAGCACCACAACAAGATCACGGTGAGCGCCGGTGTGTCGGGGCATGTTACCTACGTCAACGAAAGCCTCTACAACAAGTATACCAGGGTTCCCGCCGGTGCGGTGCTGCTGAAGATAGAGAAGCAGGATTTGCTGACCAGCGTGCAGGGTTCCGATGCTACAACCGAACGACTCTCTCTGTCGATAGTTTTTAAAAACCTTATTGAAAGTACCGGTATTTACGCTCTGATCGTCGATAACAGGCTGACCTGGACCGAGGGTCTCGGACGCATTCTCATGATGAGCGTCGGCGCTCTGCTGATCTACCTGGCCATCGCAAAAGGGTTCGAGCCGCTGCTGCTGATTCCTATTGGCATGGGTGCGGTTTTTTCCAATATTCCGCTTGCCTACATCAACGACGAGGGTGGTATTCTCTACTATGTTTTCAATGTCGGTATCCAGAGCGGCGTCTTTCCCCTGCTTATCTTCATGGGTGTCGGTGCCATGACCGACTTCGGCCCCATGATTGCCAACCCGAAAACAAGTCTGCTCGGCGGCGCCGCACAGCTCGGTATTTTCGGAACCCTGATCGGCGCCCTGCTGCTTACGCAGTATGTGCCGGGCATCAACTTTTCCATGAAGGATGCCGCTTCGATCGGTATTATCGGCGGTGCTGATGGTCCTACCTCCATTTTTGTTGCCTCACGCCTCAGCCCGGCCCTGCTCGGCAGTATCGCCGTTGCAGCTTACTCCTATATGGCGCTTGTGCCGATCATTCAGCCGCCCATCATGAAGTGGCTTACCACCGAGGAGGAGCGCAAAATCAAGATGAGCCAGCTCCGTTATGTTTCGAAGCGTGAGAAGATCCTTTTTCCGATCATCGTCATCTTGCTTTGCGCTTTGCTGCTGCCTTCTGCTGCACCCCTGATCGGTTTTCTCATGTTCGGCAATCTCATGCGGGAGTGCGGTGTTGTCGAGAGGCTCAGCGATACGGCCCAGAACTCGCTCATCAACATCGTAACCATTTTTCTTGGGCTTGGCGTCGGCAGCAAGCTTTCCGCCGAGAAGTTTCTCAATATCGAGACGCTCGGTATCATCGTGCTCGGCCTTATCGCCTTCTCGCTCGGCACGGCCGGAGGCGTTCTGATGGCGAAGTTCATGAACCTTTTCCTGAAGCAGAAAATCAATCCGCTGATCGGTTCGGCCGGCGTGTCGGCGGTGCCGATGGCCGCACGCGTATCGAACAAGGTCGGTCTCGATGCCGATCCGCACAACTTCCTGCTCATGCATGCCATGGGTCCGAACGTTTCGGGAGTTATCGGTTCAGCCGTGGCTGCCGGCGTGCTTCTTGCTGTATTCATGTAAACCGGTTTTACGGGGAACATACAAGCAGAAAGGGCGGCTTTTTTCAAGGCCGCCCTTTCTGCTTGTATGTTCCGGTCAGTACCCGGTTCAGTTTTTCAGCAGGACTTCACAGCCGGGATGCAGTTCAATGAACCGTTCGATCTCCATATCGGGAATCTGGCCTGCCAAAAGCTCGAGCTTTTCGAAACTTTCCAGATGCATGAGCGGCTCTATTGAGCGTACAAGAGTATGCGAAATATCGAGTTCCTCGAGATCAACGAGACCTGCAAGCGGTTCGACCGAGGATATCTTTGTTTTTGAGACATTGAGTTCTCTCAGCCCGATGATATTTTTTAGAGGATCAAGGCTTGCTATGTTGGTTTTGCTGCAGCGAAGGTACTCGAGATTACGCAGACCGGCAAGTGGAGCCAGATCGTCAATACCCGTGTTGTTGATGCCGAGTTCGATGAGATCTTCAAGAGATCTCAAGGGATCGAGATTGGTGATTTCCGTTTTATAGCAGCTGAGCTTCTCAAGCGAGAGCATCGATTGCAGGGGTGAGAGGTCGGTAATCATGGTTTCCGAACAGTACAGTTCTTCAAGATTGACCAGATTTTTCAATGGCTCCAGCGATGTTATCTGAGTACTCGATATCCAGAGCAGTTTCAGATTCCGGAGATTGCGCAGAGGTTCGAGAGACGCGATATCACAGTCGAACGCATAGAGACGCTGCAGATGGATGAGATTCGCAATGGGTTCGAGATTCTCCACCGGCGATTCATCACAGCGCAGCTGCTGGAGATGCTCGAGCATGCGTACCGGGAGAAGATCGTGCACGCGGCGATTATCGCAGCGCAGATGAGTGGTTTGAAAAAAATCGAGAAGTTCGCTCTCGGAGGGATCGCGTACCAGTTTTATGGTGCTTTTGACCACCTCTTTCCAGTCGGCTGTAAGACAGTTCCACCATTTCCTGCGGAGCGAGCTGTCATCGACAAGGGAGGACCTGTTACAGGTACCCAGAAATTCACGTTCTTCCGAACTGCAGTAGAGGTGTCGTGTTCCGGATATTTTCGCTGTATCGGGGCATGACTCTTCAACCGGATTTTCACAGAACCCGAGATTTTCCGTTATGCAGCGCGTGTACCAGGCAGCCTTTTTTTCTTCGATATTGTGACGATGAAGGTCCATGCTCTGCTCGTCAAGAGAGTTGATGTCTTCGAGAATATCGTTACCGCACCGGGGGCAGACCGCACTCTCCGAGGAGAGCGGGAAACCGCATATCGGGCAATTGCTGTAGGTGTTCTGCTCCAAAATTCAAAAGGCGGTTAAAATTATTAACGCAAATATTGATAATTAGATGTTTACAGTATAAGAAAAAAAGCGTTACGGTTCCATAGCCTGTTTTTTCCTCTCTATGCTCCTTTTTCGGAAAGCTTTGCCCTGTAAACTATTTGAAACGTTCCCTTGTTTACATAAATACTCGCACATAAAGAACCATATCTTTTTTTCAATCCCCCGGAGACCAGAATGTACCGAACTGAATCGAACGGGTTTGCCGGCACGGGACTGTCGCACGCCTCACTTCTTGGGCTTTCCGCAGATGCGTGGCTCATGCGGCGCAAAGGGTTCCGAAGAACCGCAAACAGTATCCAGATCGCCGAATCGCTCTTTACGATAGGCAATGGATATCTCAACATCAGGGGAAGTCTTGAAGAGCTTCCTGACGGTCATTCCGGAGGAATGTATCTCGGCGGCGTTTATGACCGGTCGGAAGCCGATGTCGAAGAGCTGGTGAAGTGTCCTATGTGGACCGATGTTTCCGTCTGGAGCGAAAGCGAGAAGTTCAGCCTGTCAACCTGCACCCTGCTGTTTCACGAGCAGGTGCTCGACATGAAAAAAGGGATTCTGCACCGTTCGACCACCATGCGGAACTCCACCGGCAGAATTCTTACCATAGAGAGCCTCCGTCTGGTAAACAT comes from Chlorobium limicola DSM 245 and encodes:
- a CDS encoding sodium ion-translocating decarboxylase subunit beta, whose protein sequence is MRKILFLMLSLLCFTTAGYAQSFFQTEEGIVTLAVPEDLELVKVPVRDSRMLKVGDDVRQGDFLGLFADQHHNKITVSAGVSGHVTYVNESLYNKYTRVPAGAVLLKIEKQDLLTSVQGSDATTERLSLSIVFKNLIESTGIYALIVDNRLTWTEGLGRILMMSVGALLIYLAIAKGFEPLLLIPIGMGAVFSNIPLAYINDEGGILYYVFNVGIQSGVFPLLIFMGVGAMTDFGPMIANPKTSLLGGAAQLGIFGTLIGALLLTQYVPGINFSMKDAASIGIIGGADGPTSIFVASRLSPALLGSIAVAAYSYMALVPIIQPPIMKWLTTEEERKIKMSQLRYVSKREKILFPIIVILLCALLLPSAAPLIGFLMFGNLMRECGVVERLSDTAQNSLINIVTIFLGLGVGSKLSAEKFLNIETLGIIVLGLIAFSLGTAGGVLMAKFMNLFLKQKINPLIGSAGVSAVPMAARVSNKVGLDADPHNFLLMHAMGPNVSGVIGSAVAAGVLLAVFM
- a CDS encoding leucine-rich repeat domain-containing protein, with amino-acid sequence MEQNTYSNCPICGFPLSSESAVCPRCGNDILEDINSLDEQSMDLHRHNIEEKKAAWYTRCITENLGFCENPVEESCPDTAKISGTRHLYCSSEEREFLGTCNRSSLVDDSSLRRKWWNCLTADWKEVVKSTIKLVRDPSESELLDFFQTTHLRCDNRRVHDLLPVRMLEHLQQLRCDESPVENLEPIANLIHLQRLYAFDCDIASLEPLRNLRNLKLLWISSTQITSLEPLKNLVNLEELYCSETMITDLSPLQSMLSLEKLSCYKTEITNLDPLRSLEDLIELGINNTGIDDLAPLAGLRNLEYLRCSKTNIASLDPLKNIIGLRELNVSKTKISSVEPLAGLVDLEELDISHTLVRSIEPLMHLESFEKLELLAGQIPDMEIERFIELHPGCEVLLKN